A genomic window from Candidatus Denitrolinea symbiosum includes:
- a CDS encoding short-chain dehydrogenase, giving the protein MTIQEKFDLTGRVAVVTGGAGLLGREFCRTLAEAGAAVAVVDLDADAANQVASDLTRDGFRAQGIAADITDPASVDALTVSVLSTFGRVDILVNSAALDPKFDPDAAARGIAPGAFEDYPLEQWNAALNVNLTGMFLVTQACVKQMVAQGRKGSVINICSTYGLNGPDQRIYIKDGKRVAFKPVYYTVTKAGALGFTKYLAAYYAGTEIRVNALTPGGVFNNHEEYFVANYSAKTILGRMARKDEMNGALLFLASDASSYMTGNNVVVDGGWTAW; this is encoded by the coding sequence ATGACCATTCAGGAAAAATTTGATTTGACCGGACGCGTCGCCGTCGTGACGGGCGGCGCGGGATTGCTCGGCAGGGAATTTTGCCGTACGCTCGCCGAAGCAGGCGCGGCTGTCGCGGTCGTTGACCTGGACGCGGACGCGGCCAATCAGGTCGCGTCTGACCTGACCCGCGACGGATTCCGCGCGCAGGGGATCGCGGCGGACATCACCGATCCCGCGTCGGTGGACGCGCTGACCGTCTCCGTCCTCTCGACGTTCGGGCGGGTGGACATCCTCGTCAACTCCGCGGCCCTCGACCCGAAGTTCGATCCCGACGCGGCCGCGCGGGGAATCGCGCCAGGCGCGTTCGAGGACTATCCGCTCGAGCAGTGGAACGCCGCGCTCAACGTCAATTTGACGGGCATGTTTCTCGTCACGCAGGCCTGCGTCAAACAGATGGTCGCGCAGGGAAGGAAGGGGAGCGTCATCAACATCTGCTCCACGTATGGACTTAACGGCCCCGACCAGCGCATCTACATCAAGGACGGGAAGCGCGTAGCGTTCAAGCCTGTCTACTACACCGTGACCAAAGCGGGAGCGCTGGGATTCACCAAATATCTCGCCGCGTATTATGCTGGCACGGAGATCCGCGTCAACGCGCTCACCCCTGGCGGCGTGTTCAACAACCACGAAGAATACTTCGTCGCCAACTATTCCGCCAAGACCATCCTCGGCCGCATGGCACGCAAGGACGAGATGAACGGCGCATTGCTGTTCCTCGCCTCCGACGCGTCCTCGTACATGACGGGAAATAATGTGGTGGTGGATGGAGGATGGACTGCCTGGTAA
- a CDS encoding acylneuraminate cytidylyltransferase gives MTEVLALIPARGGSKGIPRKNIRNFAGYPLIAWSIAAAKQAASVTRVIVSTDDEEIAAVARQFGAETPFLRPAEFAQDHTTDLPVFVHSLKWLDEHENYKPDVAVQLRPTSPIRPRGLVDKAIAILLAHPDADSVRGVVSAGQNPHKMWRLPDGENAPMKNLLDVDGIDEPYNAPRQILPPVYWQTGHIDAVRAETILNGSMSGKNIYPLIIDSVFTVDIDNLQDWARYEHLVAAGGLDMVWAGRARRPMPASVKLIVSDFDGVVTDNRVWTDENGKETVAASRSDSMHIRTLRERGVEVMILSSEPNPVVQARAAKMGVDAVHGIDIRGKGEALTKLLAERNVEPANVVYIGNDLNDLPCFEIAGWAVAVADAYPEVLQAADHVLSKPGGHGAVRELCELVLKKMEIGE, from the coding sequence ATGACCGAAGTCCTCGCCCTCATCCCCGCTCGCGGCGGCTCGAAAGGCATTCCGCGCAAGAACATCCGCAACTTCGCGGGCTATCCGCTCATTGCATGGAGTATCGCCGCGGCGAAGCAGGCCGCGTCCGTGACGCGCGTCATCGTCAGCACGGACGACGAGGAGATCGCGGCGGTCGCCCGTCAGTTCGGCGCGGAGACGCCCTTCCTGCGTCCCGCCGAGTTCGCGCAGGACCACACCACCGACCTGCCCGTGTTCGTCCACTCGCTGAAGTGGCTGGATGAACACGAAAACTACAAGCCCGATGTGGCGGTGCAACTGCGCCCGACTTCGCCCATCCGCCCGCGCGGACTGGTGGACAAGGCCATCGCCATCCTGCTGGCGCATCCCGACGCGGACAGCGTGCGCGGCGTCGTCTCGGCGGGACAGAATCCACACAAGATGTGGCGACTGCCCGATGGCGAAAACGCGCCGATGAAAAACCTGCTGGACGTGGACGGGATTGACGAGCCGTACAACGCGCCGCGGCAGATCCTCCCGCCCGTCTACTGGCAGACGGGTCACATTGACGCGGTCCGCGCGGAGACCATTCTCAATGGCTCGATGAGTGGGAAGAATATTTATCCGCTCATCATCGACTCGGTCTTCACCGTGGACATTGACAACCTGCAAGACTGGGCGCGCTACGAACATCTCGTCGCCGCGGGCGGACTGGACATGGTTTGGGCGGGACGGGCGCGGCGTCCGATGCCCGCGTCTGTGAAGTTGATCGTTTCGGACTTCGACGGCGTCGTCACCGATAACCGCGTCTGGACGGACGAAAACGGCAAGGAAACGGTAGCCGCTTCACGGTCCGATTCGATGCACATCCGCACGCTGCGCGAGCGCGGGGTCGAAGTGATGATCCTGTCGTCGGAGCCGAATCCCGTTGTCCAGGCGCGGGCCGCGAAGATGGGCGTGGACGCCGTCCACGGGATAGACATCCGCGGCAAGGGCGAGGCGTTGACAAAGTTGCTGGCTGAGAGAAATGTCGAGCCTGCGAATGTGGTATACATCGGCAACGACTTGAACGACCTGCCCTGCTTCGAGATCGCGGGCTGGGCTGTCGCCGTTGCGGACGCGTATCCCGAAGTGTTGCAAGCCGCCGATCATGTGCTGTCCAAACCTGGCGGTCATGGCGCGGTGCGCGAGCTGTGCGAGTTGGTGTTGAAGAAGATGGAGATCGGAGAGTAG
- a CDS encoding adenylyltransferase, translating to MAKAKLIPPYGGKLVNLVVEGKEREELLASASKLPSIKITMRNLCDLELIASGGFSPLTTFMGKADYDRVLREMRLSDGTLFPLPITLTADPAELPAVGEELVLRNANNDTIAIMRLDEVFRWDADVEAALAYGSTDPKHPMVSEMQRWDKVCISGPIKVVNMPKYYDFVSLRRTPAEVRAILENMGHDNVVAFQTRNPLHRIHEELTKRAAAKVKGSLLIHPVVGMTKPGDVDHYTRVRTYKALVDNHYDKSATLLSLLPLAMRMAGPKEVLLHAIIRRNHGANHFVVGRDHAGPGNDSTGKPFYGPYDAQENMKKYEAELGVKMIPFEMLVYLPDEDRYVEEKDVPKGAKTANISGTQVRDQYLAKGKLLPEWFTRPETAEILREMYPPRHKQGFCVWFTGLSGSGKSATTQVLTTLLLERGRETAILDGDVVRTHLSKGLGFSKEDRDTNILRIGFVAGEIAHAGGIVVCAAISPYRATRNEARKMVGENFIEVFMDTPVEVCEERDVKGLYAKARQAMADGKPMGFTGIDDPYEPPIEPEITLLGYGATPEENARKIVAYLEEQGYLLPQ from the coding sequence ATGGCAAAAGCAAAACTGATCCCTCCCTATGGCGGAAAACTGGTAAACCTGGTCGTCGAAGGGAAAGAGCGCGAGGAACTCCTCGCCAGCGCGTCCAAACTGCCTTCCATCAAAATCACGATGCGGAATCTGTGCGATCTGGAGTTGATCGCTTCGGGCGGATTCTCGCCCCTGACCACTTTCATGGGCAAGGCCGATTACGACCGCGTCCTGCGCGAGATGCGTCTCTCGGACGGGACGCTCTTCCCGCTGCCCATCACATTGACGGCGGACCCGGCCGAACTTCCCGCGGTCGGCGAGGAACTTGTGCTGCGCAACGCCAACAACGACACCATCGCCATCATGCGGCTGGACGAGGTCTTCCGCTGGGACGCCGATGTGGAGGCCGCGCTGGCGTACGGCTCCACCGATCCGAAGCATCCCATGGTCTCGGAAATGCAGCGCTGGGACAAGGTCTGCATCAGCGGCCCGATCAAGGTCGTGAACATGCCGAAGTATTACGACTTCGTCAGCCTGCGCCGCACGCCCGCCGAAGTGCGCGCCATTCTGGAGAATATGGGACACGACAACGTGGTCGCGTTCCAGACGCGCAACCCGCTCCATCGCATCCATGAAGAGTTGACCAAGCGCGCCGCCGCCAAAGTGAAAGGCTCGCTGCTCATTCATCCGGTCGTGGGCATGACCAAGCCCGGCGACGTGGACCATTACACCCGCGTCCGCACATACAAGGCGCTGGTGGACAATCACTATGACAAGAGCGCCACCCTGCTCAGCCTGCTTCCGCTTGCCATGCGCATGGCGGGACCGAAGGAAGTGTTGTTGCACGCCATCATCCGCCGCAACCACGGGGCGAATCATTTCGTGGTCGGACGCGACCACGCGGGGCCGGGGAACGATTCCACGGGCAAGCCGTTCTACGGTCCGTATGACGCGCAGGAGAATATGAAGAAATACGAAGCGGAGCTCGGCGTCAAGATGATCCCGTTCGAGATGCTTGTCTATCTCCCCGACGAAGACCGCTACGTCGAAGAGAAGGACGTGCCGAAGGGCGCGAAGACCGCCAACATCTCCGGCACGCAGGTCCGCGACCAATATCTCGCCAAGGGCAAACTGCTCCCCGAATGGTTCACCCGCCCCGAAACCGCCGAGATCCTGCGCGAGATGTACCCGCCGCGCCACAAGCAGGGATTTTGTGTCTGGTTCACAGGCTTGAGCGGGTCGGGCAAATCGGCCACCACGCAGGTGTTGACCACGCTGCTGCTCGAACGCGGCCGCGAGACCGCCATCCTCGACGGCGACGTGGTGCGCACGCACTTGAGCAAGGGTCTCGGCTTCAGCAAGGAAGACCGCGACACCAACATCCTCCGCATCGGATTCGTGGCGGGCGAGATCGCCCACGCGGGCGGCATCGTCGTCTGCGCGGCCATCAGCCCGTACCGCGCCACGCGCAACGAAGCCCGCAAGATGGTCGGCGAGAACTTCATCGAAGTCTTCATGGACACGCCCGTCGAAGTCTGCGAAGAACGCGACGTGAAAGGCCTCTACGCCAAAGCGCGCCAGGCCATGGCCGACGGCAAGCCGATGGGCTTCACCGGCATTGACGATCCGTACGAACCGCCCATCGAACCCGAGATCACGCTCCTGGGTTACGGGGCCACGCCCGAGGAAAACGCCCGCAAGATCGTCGCGTACCTCGAAGAGCAGGGCTACCTGCTGCCACAGTAG
- a CDS encoding N-acetylneuraminate synthase: protein MTREIKLGNRMVGDGHPAYVIAEIGINHNGDVGIAKEMISAAAHAGADAVKFQKRTPDVSTPEAQKSQMRETPWGYIPYIEYRYKVEFNEAEYREIDRHCKEKGIAWMVSVWDEPAVDFMEQFDTPAYKIPSASLTDHALLKYARKTGKPIIISTGMSTMEQIHKGVKAAGEENLVVMHCTSAYPCEPEELNLKMIETLRREFPNTPIGYSGHEVGLVPSTIAVSLGACMVERHLTLDRAMWGSDQAASVEPGGFERLVKYIRVTEAALGDGVKKVYESEKSSLKKLRRVNDE from the coding sequence ATGACACGCGAAATCAAACTCGGAAATCGCATGGTCGGCGACGGGCATCCCGCCTACGTCATCGCCGAGATCGGGATCAACCACAACGGCGACGTCGGCATCGCCAAAGAGATGATCAGCGCCGCCGCCCACGCGGGCGCGGACGCGGTCAAGTTCCAGAAGCGCACGCCCGACGTGTCCACGCCCGAGGCGCAGAAGAGTCAAATGCGCGAGACGCCGTGGGGCTACATTCCCTACATCGAGTATCGTTACAAAGTGGAGTTCAACGAAGCGGAGTACCGCGAGATTGACCGTCACTGCAAAGAGAAGGGCATCGCCTGGATGGTCTCGGTGTGGGACGAACCCGCTGTGGATTTCATGGAGCAGTTCGACACACCCGCGTATAAGATCCCGTCCGCCTCGCTGACCGATCACGCGCTGCTCAAGTACGCCCGCAAGACGGGCAAGCCCATCATTATTTCCACGGGCATGTCCACAATGGAGCAGATCCACAAAGGCGTGAAGGCCGCGGGCGAGGAAAATCTCGTCGTCATGCACTGCACCAGCGCCTATCCGTGCGAGCCCGAGGAGTTGAATCTTAAAATGATCGAGACGCTCCGCCGCGAATTTCCGAACACCCCCATTGGCTATTCGGGACACGAAGTCGGACTCGTCCCCTCGACGATCGCCGTCTCGCTCGGCGCGTGCATGGTGGAACGTCACCTGACCCTCGACCGCGCCATGTGGGGCAGCGACCAGGCCGCCTCCGTCGAACCTGGCGGCTTTGAGCGCCTCGTCAAATATATCCGCGTCACCGAGGCCGCGTTGGGCGACGGCGTGAAGAAAGTGTACGAATCTGAGAAGTCGTCATTAAAGAAACTGCGCCGCGTCAATGACGAGTAA
- a CDS encoding dehydrogenase translates to MKFLIAGLGSIGRRHFRNLVALGETDIVLLRSHRATLPDDELMGCPVETDIRAALTKRQPDAVIVANPTSLHMDVAIPAAEAGCAILLEKPIADSLDRVDELREAAEKSGSKILVGFQFRYHPTLNKAHELIQAGALGQVLAVHAHWGEYLPQWHPWEDYRQSYAARADLGGGVLRTLTHPLDYLRYLIGEVNSLWSFNGHISPLELDVEEVAEVGLKFVNGAVGSVHLNYVQRPPAHRLEIIGTGGTLRWDNTDGILHFFKASAVFGTWSDSPPASIVETFAPPEGFERNQLFVRQTRHFVEVAAGESEPRCTLADGAAALRLALAAQESQKSGRVFNFR, encoded by the coding sequence ATGAAATTTTTGATCGCTGGTCTTGGCTCCATTGGACGCCGTCACTTTCGCAATTTGGTCGCGCTGGGCGAGACGGACATCGTCCTCCTCCGCAGTCACCGCGCCACATTGCCCGACGACGAACTGATGGGCTGTCCCGTCGAGACCGACATCCGTGCCGCGCTGACGAAGCGCCAGCCCGACGCGGTTATCGTCGCCAACCCGACCTCCCTGCACATGGACGTTGCCATCCCTGCGGCGGAGGCGGGCTGCGCCATCCTGCTGGAGAAACCCATCGCCGATTCGCTCGACCGCGTGGACGAACTTCGTGAAGCCGCCGAAAAGAGCGGGAGCAAAATTCTGGTGGGATTTCAGTTTCGCTACCATCCCACGCTCAATAAAGCGCACGAACTGATTCAGGCGGGCGCGCTCGGACAGGTCCTCGCCGTCCACGCGCATTGGGGAGAGTACCTTCCGCAGTGGCATCCATGGGAGGATTACCGCCAGTCGTACGCGGCGCGCGCCGATTTGGGCGGGGGCGTCCTGCGAACGCTCACACATCCGCTCGATTATCTGCGCTATCTTATCGGCGAAGTGAATTCGCTCTGGTCGTTCAATGGACACATCTCACCGCTCGAACTCGACGTGGAAGAGGTGGCTGAAGTCGGGTTGAAGTTCGTCAATGGGGCGGTGGGAAGCGTCCACCTCAACTATGTGCAGAGACCCCCGGCGCATCGTCTTGAAATCATCGGGACGGGTGGGACTCTCCGCTGGGACAATACGGACGGCATCCTTCACTTCTTCAAAGCGTCCGCCGTGTTCGGGACGTGGAGCGACTCTCCGCCCGCGTCCATCGTCGAGACGTTCGCGCCGCCCGAAGGCTTCGAGCGGAACCAGCTCTTCGTGAGGCAAACGCGTCATTTTGTGGAGGTCGCTGCGGGGGAGTCCGAACCGAGGTGCACGCTTGCGGATGGCGCGGCCGCCCTCCGTCTCGCGCTGGCTGCGCAAGAATCCCAAAAGTCGGGGCGGGTGTTCAATTTTCGGTAG